In Carassius gibelio isolate Cgi1373 ecotype wild population from Czech Republic chromosome B17, carGib1.2-hapl.c, whole genome shotgun sequence, a single window of DNA contains:
- the LOC127976378 gene encoding prospero homeobox protein 1: MPDHDSTSLLSRQTKRRRVDIGVKRTIGQASVVFTQAKATFLSAMNPHGSEQDVECSVVQHADGEKSNVLRKLLKRANSYEDAMMPFPGATIISQLLKSNLTKNGGSEPNFQGSGLSSTGSEIQQEDACSNSSRGSPQECLSPFNRPSMTQFEMERLTDEHLRAKRARVENIIRGMSHSPSVTLRAGDNEREGAAQPPSPRENYRENKRKQKLPQQQQQSFQQLVSARKEQKHEERRQLKLQLEDMQKQLRQLQEKFYQIYDSTDSENDEDGNISEDSMRSDRMDNRAHDSVPDRSDNEMSDVDPGHFLDRACALIRERNMATEGDKHKRDGSRGKNQGPTSMHAEGKQLAETLKQELNTAMSQVVDTVVKVFAKPPRPVPQVFPPLQMPPDRFAVNGENPNFHTANQRLQCFGDVIIPNPLDTFASMQVPNSNDQTEALPLVVRKNSSDQTGSLPTPGAHHHPSLHPSPLSSTMGFSPPSFRHPFPLPLMGYPFQSPLGAPTGPYPGKDRSSPESLDLSRETTSLRTKMSSNHLSHHRSISPTHPGNEGLSLSLIKSECGDLQDMSDISPYSGSTIQEGLSPNHLKKAKLMFFYTRYPSSNMLKMFFSDVKFNRCITSQLIKWFSNFREFYYIQMEKFARQAINDGVTGTEELSVSRDCELFRALNMHYNKANDFEVPERFLEVAQITLREFFNAIVAGKDVDPSWKKAIYKVICKLDSEVPEIFKSPNCLQELLHE, from the exons ATGCCTGACCATGACAGCACATCCCTCTTAAGCAGACAAACCAAGAGAAGAAGAGTTGACATAGGAGTGAAGAGGACTATTGGGCAAGCATCTGTGGTTTTCACCCAAGCAAAAGCAACCTTTCTTAGTGCCATGAATCCCCACGGTTCCGAGCAGGATGTTGAGTGTTCTGTGGTGCAGCACGCAGACGGCGAGAAGTCCAATGTGCTTCGCAAGCTGTTGAAGAGGGCGAACTCTTATGAAGATGCTATGATGCCCTTTCCGGGGGCAACCATCATCTCCCAGCTTCTGAAAAGCAATTTGACCAAAAATGGAGGCAGTGAGCCTAATTTCCAGGGAAGTGGCCTCTCGAGCACCGGTTCAGAGATCCAGCAGGAGGATGCTTGCAGCAATTCCTCACGGGGCAGCCCTCAGGAGTGCCTTTCACCATTTAACAGGCCCTCCATGACCCAATTTGAAATGGAGAGGCTAACAGATGAGCATCTTAGGGCCAAACGAGCCCGGGTGGAGAACATCATCCGTGGGATGAGCCATTCACCCAGCGTCACACTCCGTGCAGGTGATAATGAGCGCGAGGGGGCAGCCCAGCCCCCGAGTCCTCGTGAGAACTACCGGGAAAACAAGCGCAAGCAGAAACTgccacagcagcagcaacagagtTTCCAGCAGCTCGTCTCTGCGCGCAAGGAGCAGAAACACGAAGAACGCCGGCAACTGAAACTGCAGCTGGAGGACATGCAGAAGCAGCTCCGGCAACTGCAAGAGAAGTTCTACCAGATTTACGACAGCACTGACTCTGAGAACGACGAAGATGGAAACATCTCTGAAGACAGCATGCGTTCTGACAGAATGGACAATCGCGCCCATGACTCTGTCCCAGATCGCTCCGACAATGAGATGTCTGATGTGGATCCAGGGCACTTCCTAGATCGAGCATGCGCACTTATTCGGGAGCGGAACATGGCAACAGAGGGGGACAAGCACAAGCGTGATGGCTCAAGAGGAAAGAACCAGGGACCAACCTCCATGCATGCAGAGGGCAAACAGCTAGCAGAGACGCTAAAACAAGAGCTCAATACAGCCATGTCCCAAGTAGTGGACACCGTGGTGAAGGTCTTTGCTAAGCCTCCACGCCCAGTTCCTCAGGTTTTCCCACCCCTGCAGATGCCCCCTGATCGTTTCGCAGTCAATGGAGAGAACCCAAACTTCCATACGGCCAACCAGCGCTTGCAGTGTTTCGGTGATGTCATCATTCCTAATCCCCTGGACACTTTTGCTAGTATGCAGGTGCCCAACTCGAATGACCAAACGGAGGCCCTGCCTTTGGTAGTGAGAAAGAACTCCTCAGATCAGACTGGGTCTCTTCCCACACCTGGGGCTCACCACCATCCCTCCCTGCACCCCTCACCCTTATCTTCCACAATGGGCTTTAGTCCTCCCTCCTTCCGCCATCCTTTCCCCCTTCCTCTAATGGGCTACCCTTTCCAGAGCCCCTTAGGTGCCCCAACAGGGCCTTACCCAGGAAAGGATAGGTCTTCTCCTGAGTCTCTGGATCTGTCCAGAGAGACCACCAGCCTACGGACCAAGATGTCGTCCAACCACCTCAGCCACCATCGTTCCATCTCACCAACACACCCAGGGAATGAAGGCTTGTCCTTGTCCCTCATCAAGTCAGAGTGCGGAGACCTTCAGGACATGTCTGACATCTCTCCATATTCAGGAAGTAC AATCCAAGAGGGGCTTTCTCCAAACCATCTGAAGAAGGCCAAGCTGATGTTCTTCTACACACGCTACCCCAGCTCCAACATGCTGAAGATGTTCTTCTCAGACGTGAAG TTCAACCGCTGCATCACATCTCAGCTGATCAAGTGGTTCAGCAACTTCCGTGAGTTCTACTACATCCAGATGGAGAAATTTGCTCGGCAGGCCATCAACGACGGTGTGACAGGGACTGAAGAGCTGAGCGTGAGCCGGGACTGCGAGCTTTTCCGCGCTCTTAACATGCACTACAACAAGGCCAACGATTTTGAG GTTCCGGAGCGATTCCTGGAAGTGGCACAGATCACGTTACGGGAGTTTTTCAATGCCATTGTGGCAGGCAAAGATGTTGATCCTTCCTGGAAGAAGGCCATATACAAGGTCATCTGCAAGCTGGACAGTGAGGTCCCAGAGATTTTCAAATCTCCCAATTGTCTGCAGGAGCTTCTGCACGAGTAG